taCCACGTTATCTAATACGTGCAAAGTAATGCAAAGAGATGCGCCGCCTTGACTCCTGACAGGAAGgtgatgctgtgtgtttttctccgtTTCGATGTGCTCTCGGCCGACGATGAATAGCCAGCTGCGTGCGGCAAGAGTGTAATTGGTGATCTGCAAGGGTGAGCGGCGAACAGAAGCCCGAAGGGCAACACGGGAATGACCTTTCGGGTATTTAACGTGCATCGATTGATTCTGGGAGCGCAGACCTGGTTACACAACGCAGATGTCTGCGGGCTTGGATTGGATCCCCGAGAGCAAATCAGCGGAACGCGAACACAGCGGACGTTGCTTAGTGTGCTCAAAAATGAATCAGTTTGATAGAGCGAGCGACGGACGCGAGCCAGTGGGAATATAAAGGCCACTTCGGGGGCAGTATGATGCGGGAGAGTGGAGAAGGCAGGCTGGATGTTGGGGGCCTGGAGGAGTGAGCGGGCGAGCaacagagagagcgagcgagagagagagagggagggagggtaaGATGTCGCAGTCTCAGGAGCCGCACCGCCCTCCTCCCTCACCCACCTCTCTTGTCCTGGGGATCAGAGTCCAGGCTAATCATTGACGGGCGTCCTCCTTCCACGCACCCGAAGAGCCTGAGGTCTGAGGACACAGACAAGCCCAAGCAGGTCAAGTGAATGCATGGCGTCCCCTCCGTGGCGCTCCCGCCTGCCCCTGCCCTACCGCGTCCTGCGCCGCACACCTCGCCAGGCGCCGTCCTCCTGACCTTCTCCTCGAAGATTTGCTGGGGCTCACCGGCCGCTCGCCGGCTGCTCCCCCCTTCCCACCACCGCCACCGCGATGACCCGCTCTTCCTCGGCCCACGCTGCCCTCGCCCTCCTGGCTCTGTTGCGCTGCGCCGGCCTCGGGGCGCCCGCTGGCCGGGGCAGGGAGGTGTGGAGGTGGCCGGCCCCGGGTTCGGGATCCGTCAACGAGACTGAGCTGTTTCTCCATGCCACCTTCCCACCGGGATTCCTGTGGGGCACCGGGAGCTCCGCCTTCCAGACCGAGGGTGCCTGGGACCAGGAGGGGAAAGGCCCCTCCATCTGGGACAACTTCACCCGGTCCCGCGCCGGCTCCGCGGGGCCCACCGCTGACACCGCCAGCGCCAGCTACCAGCGCTGGAAGGAGGATGTGGCCGCACTCAAGCTCCTGGGGGTGCACTACTACTCTTTCTCGctctcctggcctcgactgttCCCCGACGGGGACGCCCCGGGGACCCCGAACCCAGCCGGGGTGGCCCACTACAGCCGGCTCATCGATCACCTGCGGCGGgagggaatcgaacctgtggtCACCCTCTACCACTGGGACCTCCCCCTCGCCCTGCAGGAGCAGTACGGCGGCTGGCTGAACGACACCCTGGTAGACGTGTTCGACCGTTACGCCGCGTTCTGCTTCCGCACCTACGGGGAGCGGGTGCGCTACTGGGTCACCATACACAACCCGTACCTGGTGGCCTGGCACGGCTACAGGACCGGCCTGCACGCTccaggagagacagagagcccCGCAGCCGCCTTCGCCGTGGCCCACAATTTAATCAAGGTGGGTTCATAACGCTCTTCCTTAACGGTCATTTTAGCGATTTATTTACTGAGCCcaattacactgttaagctgctcacaccgatttacccatttatacagcaggataattatctgaggagcatttcagggtaagtaccttgctcaggggggtactacagccggagtgGGGATTCAGATCTGCGTCCTtagggttcaaaggcagcagcttcaaccgCTGCAGCACCTGCTGCCAGGTCATAGTATTCAGTTTGATCCCACTATAATctcacattaatatttcacattcattcGTTTATTTTGGAAACGCTATAGAAAGCAGATTAAAAGGTGCCTTTCAGAACACATCAGGAGCTTTATCCACAGCCATTTACAATTCTCTTTTTCTGGAATCTCTGATCACATCGCGTTTCGTTTCATGTTTCTCCAATTCATCATTTCCCATATTTCTATTAGACTGTATAATAACATCGCTACGAAGTTATGTGACAAACTATATTTTTGGTTGCGGTCAAAATCCTATGAAGACTTCCTTTCTGtaggagaatttttttttgcaaatgaggAGCGTTTTTATGCTTTGGATGTAACAGCCCGGACAGGAAGTGGCGGGAATCCTGTGCTTCTGTGACATCCCACGATCTGTGCGATAAAGAGATCCATCGACTGGTAGCATGGACACCGCAGCTGCGTACCTCAGCGGTCAGCTAAGGGTTAATTCGTTTTGTTCTGACAAGTACAACATCAGGCGGCGCAGTGCTAAGAGtcgttcgaatcccacctcctgctgtaggacccttgatcaaggtacttggcctgagacagtaaaaatgaccctgctgtaagAACGGATAAATAATGACACGAAATGTCAAACTGTACTTTCTTTAAAACGCCAAACTTACGCTgaaccttttattttgtttgtaacgatagaaacattttccacattgtCGGTATTTCTTAAAAAAGCAAAGTCGTTCTGGAGGTCGAAGTTCTGTCTGTAAGGAGGCTGTTGGAGACCAGACGTGCACCAGCACCCAGACTGATTTGCTAATCAATACTGATATTAATATCAATTACTGCGCACAAAGGAGCTCAGTATGATGCTTCATACGGCTCTCGTGTGCTTCCCATGTCTTGTCATCCAAATACGAACGAGCAGCAttcatccatccgtccattgtCGTTCAGTGCTTGTCCTGGTCTGGGTCgcgggggtccagagcctatcctggaatcgcAGGGTAGACAGTCaatatttttcttgtaaatacagttggtggtatagtggttagcggtactgcttttggatccaaggttgcaggttcgatccgcacctctggctgtagtacccttgagcaaggtacttgccctaaattgctccagtaaaattacccacctgtacaaatgagtaaataatcgtaagcttgtaaccttaatattatAAGCTGGTTTGGAGGAAACGTTCAGCTAggtgaatacatgtaaaggaCAGTTTCCAGCAAATACGGCATTTTGAGTTTGTCGGGTCTCAGGTCCGCTTCCctaaccaccaccaccacatcaCCTGCTCTCCTGGAGAAAACATCTCGCTGCCATTTGTTGTCGACGCTCTTTGGGCTTTAAAATGCGATATTGTTTTTCGTCGAACACCGTTTCCAGCAGCGATGTGCTCTGCTTGCAGGCCCACGCCAAAGCGTGGCACACGTATGACCGCTGGTTCCGTGCCCGTCAGAGGGGTCGCGTGTCCATCGCCCTGGGCACTCACTGGATGGAGCCCCTTCGGGGCCAAGCATCGCAGGCCAACGTGGACCGGTGCCAGGAGTCCCTGGAGGCTGTGCTGGGCTGGTTCGCGGAGCCCATCCACGGGACAGGGACGTACCCCGCAAGCCTGAGGCAGAGCCGCTCCGGACTCCTCCCAGAGCTCACCGACGCAGAGAAGCAGCAGATCAGGGGCACGGCGGACTTCTTCGCCCTGTCGTTCGGACCCAACAACCTACGTCTCGGCAGGATCCTCTCCCGCTTCGGCCAGCAGGTCTCGCTGGACCTGCGACGGTTGCTGAACTGGATCAGGCTGGAGTACGACGACCCGGCCGTCTTCGTCGCCGAGAACGGCTGGTTTTCCGACGCGGCCGTGGGCACGGAGGACACGGTGGCCATTTACTTAATGAAGAAGTTCATCAACCAGGTCCTGCAAGGTGAGGCCGTCACACAGAAGCCGTCGAGCGTCCCCGTTCTCGCTTTGCCCGAGTGTTCCGTGAAGCCTCTCGTGAGAAGTTTGACAAAACGATAATGGGCCGCGTGTCAAACGAAAGGCACTTCTGTGCGCCGAGCGCGGGGGAGGCCCAGTGCAGCAGTCCTCTTTGCGTGAATATTGATGCGGAATGCATCCCTTATAAAAGCCGCCAAAGTGGGCCACTTCCCTAAAGTATTGCCTCCTCCTTTTCGAGGTGGATGGATGCTGTTTCATGTTTTGTCACTTCTAGCCATCATCCACGACGGCGTCCGGGTCATCGGCTACACCGCGTGGTCCCTGGTTGACGGCTTCGAGTGGAACTATGGCTACGGCGTCAGGAGGGGCCTTTTCTACGTGGACTTCGGCGAGCCGAGCAGAAGCAGGCTGCCCAAGACGTCTGCGTTCTTCTACAAGCAGGTCATCTCGAACCACGGCTTTCCTGACGGCGACAAGAGCCTGGAGGTCCGGGGCCAGTTCCCCTGCGGCTTCCACTGGGGGGTGTCCGACTCCACCCTGCAGGTATAAAGAGAGCGGCAGAGAGACACGTTGTTATTTCTTTCATATAGTACATAAAACATTATATagacagtatgtatatatatatatataaaaaacaaagtttcaataataatagtattgtTTACTgtgactttgttttattttaaccttCCACTttaatctaataataataataataattttgtagaaattttacatgtaaataaaacccagcaaaactttttttttttttaaattttgaaaagaaattgaGAGAGTTGGAAAGCGAGagacattacttttttttaccattttaaatttttaaaaaataattttgtgtagACAACAGTTCAACCATTGCTTTGCCAGTACAAGGTTTTGAGAGCTGGTTATGCCAATAAAGGACATcattaatactaataaaattaataacaccGAAATAGTGAGAACAAAATATCCAGATTAATAACTACATTCAGCTGTAAGACACTTTGGGTATGAGAGGAGGCTCAGCAGGACTTGAGGAGAAATGCGAGAGAAAGAAAGTAGCGTACGCTGATTTATTGCAGCGGATGAATTGTGAAGAATTATGAATTATGTCTCTATCGCTGTGGGTTCGAGGACTATTTAAACCTCGAGCCATCAGCGATGTAAGAGCTGTCGGGCGGAGGTTCGATAGTGAAGGCCGTGTGTGAGCGCTGTTCACTGACACCCGGTTGCTGTCGTCTCGCAGGTGCATTTCAGCCCCTTCTCTCCACAATTCACAGACCCCAAGCTGTACAGATGGAACCTGACAGGGGACGGGGCCCTCAGGCCGGTGCCGGGGGTGCAGCTGGAGACCCGCGCTGCCCAGTGCACCGATTTCCTGGCCATCCAGAAACACGTCCGTCTGCTGGAGGCTGCAGGCGTCGACCACTACCGCTTTGCCCTCAACTGGACCCTCATCCTACCGCGGGGTGACCTCTCGGTCATCAACACGGAGGCCTTGCGCTACTACCGCTGCATGGCCCAGGAGCTCCAGAAAAGGAGTATTAAGAGCATGGTGACGCTCTACTATCCTACCCATCATGCCCCGCTGCTGGGCTTGCCCGCGTCCGTCCACAGCGGGGGCGGGTGGCTCAACCGCAGCACCGTGGAGGCGTTCCGCGAGTATGCGGAGCTGTGCTTCAGAGAGCTCGGCCCTTGGGTGCCCTTTTGGATCACGGTCAATGAACCCAACCGCCTCAGTCAGGCCTACGACGGCAGCGACCCTTATCTGGCTGCCCACCATCTCATCCTGGCCCACGTGGCCGCCTGGCGCCTATACGACAGGGAGTTCCgccgccagcagggggcgctggtTTCCTTCTCCCTGCACGCAGACTGGGCCGAGGCAGCCAACCCCTTCGTGGAGAGCCACCGCGTGGCGGCCGAGCGCTTCCTGCTCTTCGAGCTCGCCTGCTTCCTGGATCCCCTGCTGGGGGCGTGGCGAGCGGCGGCTGAGGAAGGAGGCGACTACCCCGAGGAGGTGCGGGAGCACCTGCAGGAGAGGAGGCGCCAGGGCCTCTCCCGTCGCTCCCTCCCGCGCTTCACCAAGGACGAGAAACGGGAGGCTCGTGGCGCGCTGGACTTCGTCGCTGTCAATCACTTCACCACACGCCTGGTGTCGCAGCGCCGCTCCAACAGCACCCCCCAGCGGGGCCCAGACCACGACTGCCAGCTGCTCTCGGACCCCACGTGGCCCTCCTCCCCCTTGGGCCAGTCCCTGGTGCCCTGGGGCCTCCGCCGGGTGCTCCGTTGGCTGAGGAAGCGATACGGGGACCCTGCGGTCATCGTCACGGCCACCGGAGTGGACGACCGCGCCCTCAGAGACGACCGGCTCAGGCAGTTCTACCTCAGGAGCTACCTGCAGGAGGCGCTAAAGGGTAACTTCATATTTTCTCGGGACATAAAGAAACGTTGCAACCCCACCtaatttttttagctgatgcaaCTTATCacgattcacccatttatacagcagagtcatttttacttcattaattGTCAccaagtatcttgctcaaaggcactacagcaggaggtgggattcaaaccagaaaccttcagcgTGTaaggcagtgactctaaccactacgccacctccTGGCCGGTGTTGGTGGGTTCAGGGTGTTCGCCTTCAACCGCTGCTCAGGCGAAAAGTGTCTATGATCTTGTGATGTGTTGACTATGTGAGACAGGAAGCTGTGCAGTTGTTCTTCATAAAGCAAATTTATGGAGAACCTTTGAAATCATAAACATCGCTGCACCCTGGACCAACTGCCTTTACCACACTGTTTTACCACACTTGCAGCATCTGTAGTTAATGTGCCCCAAACACATTTTACACCTGAGTAGGGCTCTTCAGAGGTGGTTAAGGCTTTGACTGAGACAGGAGCCAATCACTTTGGGACATTTGttgatttatctgatgcttttctccagagtgacttacagagttcatcaacctacaattatttacccatttaagagttgggtaattttactggagcagttttagaggaagtaccttgcttaagggtactatagccagaggtaggaatcaaacctgcaaccttcgggtcttGAGGCAGGAGCTCTAAGTGCTACACTCCCAGCTGTCTCTCATACAGTGGTTCATGAGACTTTCTGCCCTCCTGGCTCTAGGTTGCACCTACGACACTGGTCTTGTGACAGTAATAGACGCTGTCAGCAATGTCCCCTGAGAAGGTCAGAATAGCAACCTTCCCTTCCTGCAGATGTTTATTCCTTATTGCTGGTCCATCCAGTTCTTGAAGTGCTACTCTGCAAGAGCAGCTGTGTCAGCATCTCACCAAGTCATGTGGCAACTGAGGACATGATCTTCAACATGCAGGGaaccttctgttgtacccttgagaaacaCATGTAAACAGTCTATGGAAGACTCCCTGTgtgaaggttgcagattcaaggCTTACGCTGTTGTCGGTCTCCACTTACACAAACGTGGAGGAGTAAATAGTGCAGACAATGGCACAGGACacagacatcacacacactggctaaaaccacttgtcctgagcagggtcgcagcaaagcggaacctaacccaacacagggcgcaaggctggagggggaggggacacccccagacgggatgccagtccatcacaaggcaccgcaagcagggctcaaaccccagacctgccagagagcaggacccggccaaacccactgtgccaccgcaccccctggacaCAGACGTGAGAGTGGAAATATTAGAAGGGCAGAAATTAGAGAGACAGACGTCCAGTGTGACAGTGGAGATAGTACAGTAGTGGGTGGGTGTCACACAGTGGGTGGTCAGCTGTGTTGGTCAGTTGGTGATCAATGGGTGGAGATCAGTGGGTAAGTGGTCAATGGGTGGTGGTTAGTTAGCAGCGGATGGTGATGAATAGGTAGGTGGTCAGTGGGTGTCAATCAGCGGGTGGCGGTCGGTCCGTGTACTGTCCGGAATTTCGTGCTGAAAGCTGCCCCTGAGCCTCGTGGTGTTGAATGACATAAGGTGGCTCAGCAAAGTTCCTCTTCTTCTTGACCTGCAGCACATCAGATGGATGGCGTCAATATCAAGGGCTTCTACCTGTGGAACCTTCAGGACCGACACCATGCGCAGTTCGGCCTCTTCACATCCTCCCAGTTCCAGTCCGGCGCCAAGGCCTCCGTTGCCTCGTACCGGGAAATAATAGCCAACAGGGGCTTCCCGGCGGAAGGGCGGGGGAGGCAGTGTCAGGCGGCcgatgcccaggaggggtgtgTGCTGTGTGGGAAGGTGCTGGAAAACCGAGCCCTCGTCTTCTTCGGAACCTGCCTCCTCCTCACCTTCACCATGCTCACAGCGGTAGCCGTCACAGCcgtgaagaggaagaggaagaggacgcAACCTCGCACTGCGCCTAACAGACGTGCCAGGCACAGGTGGGACAGAGTGCCCTTGCACCACCTGCTTCACCGTTTTCATGACAACTGTTTGTAGCTGCAAAAAATGGAAGGGTTTTCCACTTTCATTATAGCGGATATTACATGGACAGTGATCAATAGAACACAAGTTCTTGTCTTACCACCTTTTATAAGAGAACAGCAAGTAACATGCGAATgattaaattgaaaatgtaaCAGCAGAAGCATGACAAGATATACgtttaatagtttttaaaaagcagtgtaaataaaaggCCCACAACTGAAATCCAGTTGTACAAAGTCTTTCTCCCTCATAATATGGACTGCAAGCAGAAACACGGTTAGCAAACTCTCAGTAACGCACGACTGTCCCGACGTCATGGGGTTTGCCTTCCCAAACGAGATAATATTGGGGCTCGCTCACCTATCAATGTGAccactttgtgctttttaaatgggAGTGTTTTAGTTCgataaatgacattaaaatggaccatttacagctgctgcttcattTTAAGCAATCAGAACTGTATATACCTATGTGAAGTGTTTGTGATGTGAAATGGTTTTAATAAAATACTGCACTTGTTTCTAGTGGAATATCATTTCACTGCAGCTATAGGGTAAATCAAAGCCATTGCATGAAATAAATCTGTgtgtctcactcacacacatgtggtatgtgatatatatatatacaaagtATAGATATGTATATGTGATACACATAtacatcctgtggggggtgtggcggcgcggtgggtttggccaggtcctgttgtctagtgggcctggggtttgagtcctgcttggggtgccttgtgatggactggcatcccgtcctgggtgtgtcccttgcgccctgcgttaccaacttaggctccagcttgctgcaaccccgctcgggacaagcggttatagcaaaagtgtgtgtgtgtgtgtgtgtgtgtgatatacatccttatatatacacacacacacacacacacacacacacacccttataatatatatagtatatataagaaaaaatgaaaatatgtaaaagaaagcatttgcaggtaaaggatatatatatatagttataaagatatatatatttagataaGATATATATATCGTCTACCTGCAAAAGCTTTCTTCTACACCATAGAGAGCAGTTTGGAAGCGGTTCATCTCGTTGCTTTATTCCAATTCTGTCATGTGTCCTCCCGCTCACCAGGGGCAGTAAACTAATTCAACCTAATTCAACTccggaaaaagaaaaaaaaaaaaaaaaactaaacatgtGAAAACAGGAAGTTGCTCCACACTTCCTTTTGTTCCAAGGATGCAATACCGAATTCAGACAGAAGAGGGGGTAAAGATGTCAGAAATACTGAGAGGGACCCGGTTCTCAACTGTTTCCAAATGCCTTCAGTCAAATAAAGGGCTTTGACACATTTTGCACTTCTGTGTCCAAAGACAATGCGTTTCATGTTCCTAATccttttcaaattatttttaatgactgaCAACAGTCTGATATGTAagctgaaggttgttggttcgaggCCCGTTGTGCCCTCGATTGCTGTGATATCCCTAATGATGATATTTatcctaattgctccagtaaaaatgtgtcaaatactgtaaacagCTTTGGATTAGATCACAAGCTGAGCAAATAACAGACAATAATGACTGAACCTTTCAGAGTATGATGTTTAAGGCTGCTGCCTTACATTGTGAGGGTTGTTGGCTCAAATTCCAATATAATCATGATGAAAGTGCTTACGCAGACTTGATACAGTTAcaataccctgctctataaataagtaaaaatttgtTGGGCAATTGGTAGTGTACTGGTAAGAAAAACTGTTTGGACccaagttgcaggttcaaatcccctagtaatttaatattacaagttgctctggaggaaagtgtcagctaaatgaagtggGCTAGTCATTCACTACTACATATTATGAAGCTGAGGAAGAGGCAGTCCTGGTGTCTCTGTCAGAACCGAGAGTGGAATGAGACACAATCACCTACCTGATAGACCATCAGGATGACACCGTGCACTTTGGGATTTACCTGTTCAACTGTACTGCTATCATTGTTGCAatgtttcaaatgtttaaaatgccTGCCTTTAAAATACTCGTTAGTCAATAGTAATTTTTCAGCTTAAATCCACAATAAACGCTAAACCCATTTGTTTGCGAGAAGCAGGACACATCCTTGACATTCCCATACAGAATAACTGAATCCGGTACGGTTCTTCCCGGGCCTGTGGGGGTGTAGCAGTAGCGGGCGCCTGTGTTCCCACAACCACCTCACCTTGACACGAGTTACCCACAGCGAGCGTAAACCTGCGTGGTGTGTTAAGCTTGGGAAAACTGACAGAGGTCATTAGTACTGAGTGTGTCATTCAAAGATTAGGCGTGTGTAACAACCAGTGTGTGTTAATCATCACTGGGGTGGGGAGTAAAACTGAGTaactgaaacacttttttggTAGAAAGTGTAACTTCACCTTTACAAGTAAGAAAATCATAACACGGTGTGTTCCATTAGCAGAATACTTCTGAAACAACCATAAGAGGTCGGTCAGAAGGCAACGAATTCAAAGCGCTATAACACCGTCAGACGCTTCTGATTTATTTCCACTTGGAAAGtatgaaagtgtaaataaaatttacTGACATAAAAATGGTCCTTTAAAAACTCTGTGACACAACGAGTGGGCCTATAAACTTGGATAACAGCAAATCTGGACAACAACATCCATCCAATTTCTATAACTGCTGGTCttaagcagggtcatggtgaaccggagcctattccggaagcaTCGGGCACATGATTGCAGGTGGTaaaccctggacgggatgccagtcgaTCACAGGgaagctacacacacacaaaaaacaattttagtgtcaccaatccacctgaattgcatgcctttggactgtgggaggaaaccagagcatctgcagaaaacccacacagacatataaACTCAGCATATGCTGAGgggggatggaacccacattctctcacaccaccaaggcactgtgagacagcactgcgTCTAACTCCAGCACCGCACCAACACCGACAGTTACCATAATTACTATAATTCACATCCTaccatgtctttcactctgcaaactACACAGACATTACATTTCGTCTATGACAATACCAATTACTGTTCGGTATTCCTGTACTTAATTCTTCCCAGCACAATTACAATCCCAGTCAATCATAACCATTGATTAAGAACATATAATATCAGAACTAAAATGGCAGATTCAGTACCCTGGTTATGATTATTAAGTAATTAATCTAGGTTTTTTTCCTCAAACACAACCTACaaagttaagcttcttacaataatttattagCAACTGAAAACTGCATAGTGTCCAAGTGTTTTGCTGTGAAAGACATAAGCAGTAATCTTGTGTGGCTGTGTTTTCAGGCAGtagggacagctgctagtgtgcTGGTTATAGCTACTGACTTAGACTCCAtgggtgtaggttcgaatcccacatccagctagAGTACCCTGGCCTGGCCAGTaaaatacttaccctacattgctccagtaaaattaactaATTGTATGAATGGATAAGTAATTATAAAGTGTTCAACATtgtagctttggaggaaagtaccAGGAAACAAGTAAATGTTATGTTGTACCAGACACAGCATTATTTTCTGAGGGGGCACGAGACGTCCTTTGCTTCCTCATAAAAAAAGCTGTTAGATGTGCGTAGTTTTAGAACTATAGTCTATTATCAACATTTTGGTGTTATCATTGCCATCCATGAAAACACAttcaatttttgcattttaattaattttagattaTTAAATTCTTTTCCTGAATCAGTGTGCGTCTACGAAATACTGACGTGACCCTCAGGAAATCCACCTCACGGACGGAATACAATCTCTGTTGAGCCTGAAACACATGTGCT
Above is a genomic segment from Scleropages formosus chromosome 5, fSclFor1.1, whole genome shotgun sequence containing:
- the klb gene encoding beta-klotho, whose amino-acid sequence is MTRSSSAHAALALLALLRCAGLGAPAGRGREVWRWPAPGSGSVNETELFLHATFPPGFLWGTGSSAFQTEGAWDQEGKGPSIWDNFTRSRAGSAGPTADTASASYQRWKEDVAALKLLGVHYYSFSLSWPRLFPDGDAPGTPNPAGVAHYSRLIDHLRREGIEPVVTLYHWDLPLALQEQYGGWLNDTLVDVFDRYAAFCFRTYGERVRYWVTIHNPYLVAWHGYRTGLHAPGETESPAAAFAVAHNLIKAHAKAWHTYDRWFRARQRGRVSIALGTHWMEPLRGQASQANVDRCQESLEAVLGWFAEPIHGTGTYPASLRQSRSGLLPELTDAEKQQIRGTADFFALSFGPNNLRLGRILSRFGQQVSLDLRRLLNWIRLEYDDPAVFVAENGWFSDAAVGTEDTVAIYLMKKFINQVLQAIIHDGVRVIGYTAWSLVDGFEWNYGYGVRRGLFYVDFGEPSRSRLPKTSAFFYKQVISNHGFPDGDKSLEVRGQFPCGFHWGVSDSTLQVHFSPFSPQFTDPKLYRWNLTGDGALRPVPGVQLETRAAQCTDFLAIQKHVRLLEAAGVDHYRFALNWTLILPRGDLSVINTEALRYYRCMAQELQKRSIKSMVTLYYPTHHAPLLGLPASVHSGGGWLNRSTVEAFREYAELCFRELGPWVPFWITVNEPNRLSQAYDGSDPYLAAHHLILAHVAAWRLYDREFRRQQGALVSFSLHADWAEAANPFVESHRVAAERFLLFELACFLDPLLGAWRAAAEEGGDYPEEVREHLQERRRQGLSRRSLPRFTKDEKREARGALDFVAVNHFTTRLVSQRRSNSTPQRGPDHDCQLLSDPTWPSSPLGQSLVPWGLRRVLRWLRKRYGDPAVIVTATGVDDRALRDDRLRQFYLRSYLQEALKAHQMDGVNIKGFYLWNLQDRHHAQFGLFTSSQFQSGAKASVASYREIIANRGFPAEGRGRQCQAADAQEGCVLCGKVLENRALVFFGTCLLLTFTMLTAVAVTAVKRKRKRTQPRTAPNRRARHRWDRVPLHHLLHRFHDNCL